The window CTTTGCTTTCTTGGTCTAAGAAAAACATGCAACGCCTACAAGGTCATAAATTGTATGCGACTGGGACAACGGGTAATTTGATTAACCAACACACCGGCCTACCTGTTACGAGCATGCTAAGTGGGCCAATGGGGGGCGACCAACAAATTGGTGCTATGATTGCTGAGCAAAAAATCGATTTGTTGATTTTCTTTTGGGATCCACTCAACGCAGTCCCTCATGATCCTGATGTCAAAGCTCTACTGCGCTTAGCAACAGTCTGGAATATCCCTGTTGCCACTAACCCCGCAACAGCCGATTTTCTTATCACTTCGCCATTTTTTGATGGGACAATTGATATTGTCATCCCTGATTACCAAAGCTACTTAACTAAACGCACCAAATAATGGGTGAATAGCCCTGTACCTAATAGCCTCGGTACAGGGTTATATTCTTACGGTTTTTTCTGCCTTGGCACACCTAATTGTTTGAGTTCTTCAACAAACTCAGATGGGTTTTCAGGGTTATACAGTAGCCAAACTTGCTGCCTTGCACGTGTTATCGCGACGTACAATAAACGCCGTTCTTCTGCATGTTCAAACGCTTCAGGTTGTGGCAGTAACGTTCGTTCAATAATTGACTCTCTTGCTGGCGCAGGGAAACCATCTTTTCCCCCATTTAGCCCACAAATAATCACATGATCAGCTTGTTGCCCTTTTGACGAATGGATCGTCATAAATTGAATATTTAGCTTCGGCCAGCGTGTTTGTGCTTTATTCAAAATTTCAGGTTTTAAATAATGATAACGTGCCAAAACTAATATTGTTTCATTATCAAGTACATAGCCACTCATTTTATCTAACAAACGTTCTAGTGCTTCTTCATACAAAAGGATAACTGATTTTTTATTACCTTTAACTAGACTATTCAATGGCTTATTTAGCTGGATAGGGTTCTGCAAAATAAACTGGTTAGCAATATCACCAATACGTTCATTAAACCGATACGTGGTGTCCAGCGCACAAATCTCCCCTTCACCAAAATTACGTTCAAATGACGTTGTCAAATCCAACTCTGCACCACTAAAGCGGTATATTGCTTGCCAATCATCACCCACCGCAAATAAGGTTGTTTGTTTATTTTGTTGGCGTAACGCTTGTAAAAGCTTGGCCCTTAACGGCGAAATATCTTGAAATTCATCCACTAAAATATGTTTCCACGGGCTAATAAAACGCCCTTTCTCAAGAATATTTACCGCTTGATGGATCAACCCAGAAAAATCGATAGCCCCCTCTTCTTTTAGCGCACTCTTCCAGGCTTTTAGCAATGGTGCCATTAATTTAATACGCTTTTGAAATAACTCTCGACACTCTTCTGGCGCATTATCAACCATCTCTTTTTGGCTGCCACCATGCATTCGCATCAAACTTAGCCAGCGTTCTAACCGAGCAATCACTCTATGGGTTATTTTTTCATTTTGCCAAAACTCACCCTCTGGAATGTCCCACGCCAGCTCATCACTCAACCACTCTCGCCATCCTTTCGCTTGCGCTTTTTTACTCGCACACTGTTCACGCCACTCTTTTAACAATAAGGCTTGGCGTTTTTTCGTATCTGTTTCTAGTTCACTCACTACTGGCGATTTTTTGCTGCCTTCGCGAATAATATGCAGCGCTAAGGCATGAAAGGTTTTTGCTTGAATATCGTCTTGCTGCAAACGCATCTGAATACGCTCATTCATTTCATCCGCAGCTTTGCGACCAAATGCCAACAATAAAATTTGCTCAGGCTTTGCCAAGCCTCGTAAAACTAACCACCCAGCACGAGCCACTAAAACTGACGTTTTACCGCTTCCCGCGCCCGCAAGCACCAGTACGTTGTCTTCACCATTAATAACCGATAAAGACTGCGAATGATTCAAAGGAGAGGATTCCACTTGCTGAAAGAAATCGTGGTAGCGGTTCAAGATAGATCCACACCATTTCTCATTGATTTGCTGGCGACACTGTTGGCTATGTTCCAGCCACTTTAGGCACAATTGATATTGCGGTGCGCAATTTTCAAATTGTGAAATTCTGGCTAATGGTAATGGCAATGATGAAAATTGTTGCTTGATATTATCTTTAATTGCTGTCAATTGGCGCAAGCTCAGCCATGTATCTTGCTGTGATATTTGCTCGATTTTATTTACCAACTGAGTAAGCACTTCGGCACTCACTTGGCTCATTTCACGGCTCCATTGCTGCCATTTTTCATTTAAATAGTGGAAAAAACGCTGAGTTTGCTTCCACTCTGTACCGTGCAAGCGAACCACTTGTTCGTTTAAAATTTCAAACTCCAACTCCCCCCAAACAATGCCCCGTTTGCAACGAAGGTCAACCAGTTCATTAAAAGGGATAAGATATTGGTGATTTTCACCGCTAACTTCAATACCGGCGTTGAGTAAGCGAACCCGATTGTAGGGATGCTGAGCCAGACGCTGTCCAATCTGTGTTGATTTCAGTTCCATACGTCCTGCACCTGAAAATATCAATGACTAAAATACGGTTGGCTGGATCCCAAACGGTTTTTTATTCCGACTAAACACGCTATCCTATAAGGAATAGGGATTTTCTGACCTTTGAGGTACTTTGTGCTAACGCTGATTACCAGTTATCGTCGTGTGCTATATAACAGCCATATTCTATATTATATCCGAATCTTTATAGCCCTGACAGGCACAACCTTATTGCCATGGATCTTAGGGCAAGAACCAAAGGTCACTATTCCTCTCACATTAGGTGTCGTTGCCGCCGCGTTAACTGACTTAGATGATAGGCTAACGGGCAGAATAAAAAACCTTATTATCACCCTTTTTTGCTTTTTTATTGCTTCCGTTTCTATTGAGCTTTTATTCCCTTATCCGCTGCTTTTCTTTTTTGGCTTGGCCTTTTCTACCTGCGGTTTTATTCTTTTAGGGGCACTCGGTCAACGTTACGCTACCATTGCCTTTGGTGCATTATTAATTGCAATCTACACCATGTTAGGCGTCCCAATTTTCGATACATGGTACCAGCAACCTGCGCTTCTCTTAACTGGAGCAATTTGGTATAATCTTTTAACGTTAATTGGTCATATTTTATTCCCTGTTCGACCATTACAAGATGCCATTACTCAGTGCTACCAACAGCTATCCGCTTATTTAGATGCAAAGGCGAGTTTATTTGACCCCGATCTCGAAGATGATTACCAGCAATCTGTCTATGATTTAGCGCTAGTTAACAGTAGCTTAGTTAATACAATGAACCAAGCAAAAAGCGCATTACTCAGTCGTTTAAAAGGTGATCGAGGGCAAAAAGGAACACGAAATACGCTGCATTATTATTTTGTTGCCCAAGATATTCATGAGCGCGCCAGTTCCTCTCACATTCAATATCAGCAGCTTAGTCGTACACTTCGCCATTATGATATTTTATTTCGTTTTCAACGTTTATTAACTATGCAGGCTCGCGCCTGCCAACAAGTCGCTCAGTCCGTGTTATGGCGAAAACCATACCAACACAACCCACGCTTCGAACGCACATTTACCTACCTTGAGAACTCCTTGCAATTGCTCAAGGAACAATCGCCAGCACTGCATGAAATCAAAGCATTACATAATTTGCTGAAGAATTTAAAAGGCATTGATGTTCAGCTTAAAGGATTGAGTCTTGAACAAAGCTCATGGCAACAAAATAATAAGCAAATTGAACAATTATCGGATGAGTCCCTTTCAGGGTTTAGCGATATTGTTTCACGCGTTAAACACCATTTAACACCAAAATCCTCTCTCTTTCGCCATGCTGTACGGATGTCGATTTTACTTTGCACAGGCTATGGTATTATTCAGCTGTTTGACATGGAAAGGGGTTACTGGATTTTACTGACCAGCTTGTTCGTCTGCCAACCTAACTACAGTGCAACCAAGCGGCGTCTAGCACTACGTATCATTGGCACCATTGTCGGTATTCTTATCGGTCTGCCACTGCTTAACCTGATCCCTTCAATCGAAGGGCAACTGACGCTTATCGTTATTTCAGGCTTGTTGTTCTTTATGTTTCGCAACAGCCAATATGCCCAAGCCACACTGTTTATTACCTTATTGGTTTTATTTTGCTTTAACTTACTGGGCGAAGGCTTTGATGTTGCGCTTCCACGTATTATCGACACATTGATCGGCTGTTTTATTGCCTTACTCGCAGTGAGTTTTATTTGGCCGGATTGGAAATTTCGCCAACTCCCTCAAGTGGTACAGAAAACCATGGATAGCAATTGCCGATATTTGGATGCTATTTTATTGCAGTACTCCCAAGGAAAAGACAACGGCCTAGAGTATCGTGTAGCACGGCGTGAGGCACATAATAATGATGCCGAATTCGCCTCGATTGTTTCAAATATGGCATCAGATCCTAAGTCATACCGGATCACTCAGGAACAGGCTTTCCGTTTATTGTGTTTGAACCACACGCTACTGAGTTATATTTCAGCCCTTGGAGCTCATCGTGAGCAAATACAAAATGAGGAAAATTTAGCGTTATTAAGCGATGCTATTTGTTATGTGGAGTCATCATTGCAAATTACCGCGCTCGACCCACATGTCATTGATGAAAAATCAGAAAAATTGCGTGATAGCCTTTTACGCCGCATTGATAGTATTTCAGCAAGTGATGATGAAAAAACGTTGTTAATCATGGAACAAACAAAACTATTACTTGAGCTTATTCCTGAAATTAAAAAAATGATCCGACAAATCAGTTCAGCATAAAAATAGTGATTAGCGGGTATTAGAATCTCAAATAAATTGTTAATACCCGCTTAACCTTCTGTTTTATACAATGTAATAGATTGAATAGATTAACTAAAAACGTTTATTGCAACACTATCACACTGCCGTTAATTCAAAGCTGTTATACCACGCAATAAGTTCCTGCTTAATTGTTTTTGGTAATACCGCACTGTGGCAACCTTCAATCGCAGCCGCTAACCCAATTAATAACTTAATACTTGGTTTATGCCTTCCATGGAGTTTTAGCTTCATAAAACAAGCTTTAGCGCCAACCATACGTAAATCATCAGCATGTAAGATCCCAATCTTCCCTAACGCCCTTTCAACGGACATATTCATATTTGGTAAATCTTTTATTCGGCGAGTAATAACCTGCTTTTGTTGCAGTTCCTCAATGGCAGAGCGGTAAGCTAATTCAATAAACTGAAGCAGTGTCTGCTCGTCATGCCACATTTGCTCAGGTAATTGGTAATAGCGCATTTCCAATGGGATCCCTTTCTTAGTATAAACTAATCTATCAAGCCCCGAGGCTTCAAAGTGGCTTCTGGCCAGCAAACACCCTCGAAGATAGAAATGCCCATCAAGTAATAACCCCACAATTGCGTCATTCACTAACAAACAGTACCCGCCAAAATGGTTTTTACGTTTAAGCTCACCCAACTGGCCTAATAAACGGTACAAATAAAAAATTTTTTCTTCCGATAATAGCATTTGCCTTAACTCCTTTTTGGGTCTGGTTAATTTTCATCCTTGATAAAATTAATTTTATTATCTCTTTCATTACAAGTAATTACCCATAACCAATTCTGAGAGTTTCAATAATAAATGCCAAGAAGAATGCACAGAAAAACAACAAAGTTGCGAAGCGCTTTGAAAAAATAGACTTGATATTGGATGGATATACAGTTACTGTATGTTCATACAGCATTGTAACGAGGTGAATTATGAGCATCTATTCTTGGAACAACACAACAGAACATTCTCTTAATAATTACGCGCAATCTTTCCAATCCGCAGGAGCAACTAATAGCTCTATGCAGCAAGGTATGGTGAGTGAACTTGTCTACGATGAAAAGCACCCTATTATGGATCTCATCTTGTTACCAATGCTCCGCCAGTTTGGCGTTCAATCACGTTGGTTATTATGGCTAAGCCCAAATAAAAAGCTCAGTAAACACTGGTTAGAACAAGCTGGCATTCCAACAGATAAAGTGATGCAGTTAAACCACATGGCGCCCATAACAACTATCGATGCTATGGAAAAAGCGTTAAAAAGTGGAAATTACAGTGTTGTTTTAGGCTGGCTCCCCGAATTAAATGAACAAGATTTTGTCCGTTTACAAGAGGCTGCACAAGTAGGTCATTCTATTGGCTTTATCATGCGCCCACAAAAAACATATAATATTGTAAGTATGCAATCTGGACAGCTAAACAACCTAAAAATTCATTCAACTCACTATCACTAGCCAAGATTAAGAATTTTCTTACTAAATTTAACCTTTGGATATATTTATCCCCAAAGTGAAATGAAAAGCATTGCAGATCAATCAGATAGATAAAAAAAAATCTTAATAACAAATATGCATATCTCTCTGATTTATACACTAAAAAAATACTTTTTTTAACGTTTATTGCTTACTCTACTTGTATCTTTTTAAGTTCGTTGTAGACTTTAGCTTGTTAAGCTTATGGCATTATTTTTTACTTTTATTAATTTTTTGTAGATAATGTCAGCGAAACCTAGCAAGTAAATTGAACCAATGGCGTATAATAAGGCTCATTGAAGCCATGCCAATATTGGATGATAACGAGGCGTAAAAATGAAAAAAACAGCTATCGCAGTAGCAGTGGCAGTAGCCGCTTTTGCAACCGTTGCACAAGCAGCTCCAAAAGATAACACTTGGTATACCGGTGCTAAATTAGGCTGGTCTCACTATGAAGATACTAGCTTCAACCCAGCTAAAGCAGGTGAAGACGGTTGGAATACAGTTGGTAAGACAACTGACCGTGACACATTCGGTGCTGGTGCTTACGCTGGTTACCAATATAACCAATACCTAGGCTTTGAACTGGGCTATGACTGGTTTGGTAAAATGAAATACAAAGGCGCTGGCAACAGCGGTGACCTGAAATCTATGGGTGTTTCATTAACAACCAAATTAAGCTATCCAATCATGGATGACTTAGACGTTTATACTCGTCTGGGTGGTATGGTTTACCGTACAGATGTTAAAGCTAAACAAGATGGTGAGCGTTACAAAGAAAACGACAGTGGCGTTGCACCTGTATACGCACTGGGTCTTGAGTACGCAATCACACCAGAGTGGGCTACTCGTTTAGATTACCAATGGGTTAGCAACTTAGGTGATAAAGACAATATCGGTACTCGTCCAGACAACGGCATGCTGAGTGTTGGTGTTGCTTACCGCTTTGGTCAAGAAGAAGCGCCAGTAGTTGCTCCAGCACCAGTTGTTGAGCCAGCTGCGCCAGTTGTTGAAAACAAACGTTTCACACTGCGTTCAGACGTTCTGTTTAACTTCAACAAAGCGTCTCTGAAACCAGAAGGTCAGCAAGCTCTGAATGAACTGTATAACGAACTGAGCAGCATCGACCCAACTCAAGGTCGCGTACTGGTAGTTGGTTTCACAGACCGTATCGGTTCACAAAACTACAACCTGCCACTGTCACAAAAACGTGCTCAGTCAGTTGTTGATTACTTAGTTGCTAAAGGCGTTCCAGCATCTGCTATCTCAGCAGAAGGTCGCGGTAAAGAAGATCCAGTAACTGGCAACAAATGTGACGCTGTTAAAGGCCGTGCTGCTCTGATCGAGTGCTTAGCGCCAGACCGTCGCGTTGAAATCGAAATTCAAGGTACAACTGAAGTTGTTACTCAACCAGGCGCTTAATTCTAAGTCCTAGTTTGAATTTTGAACTAAATACAAAAAACCCCAATTGATTACAATTGGGGTTTTTTTAACTTAATGCGATGAGTATTATTAGTTAACTCTGGCTCTAATGAGTGACTAGCTGTTCGATTTTCTTGACTCGCTAGGAACGCCCCCTAACATTCCCCACTACTCATCTCGACTTTTCGTCACCCCAAGTATTGCTTGCAGGTCGTGTTTCAGCGTACTCATTTGACTTTCATATTTATCTTTATGCTCAGCATCTTCAATCAGTTGAATAATCGTTTCAGATAATGTTTTATTCCGTTTTACCGCTAAATTGGATAAACGCTGCCAAACTGAAAAATTCAAGTCTATTGATTTTTTTCGCGTGTGTGGATGCTCGGCATTAAAATGACGTTTACGCCTAGCACGGATACTCTGCTTCATTCGGTTATCAAGATCAGGATTCATATGAGATGCAATCCATTTAAGCACCTCACTAGGCCTATTTTCTGTTTTTAACAGCAATTCGATCGCTTCTTTTTCTGCGCTTCTTTCGATATAACGGGTTATCGCCTCGCCAGCACGTGCTTTATTCACGAGATATTCCCATTTCCAGCCACATTCAAGATTTTCAAGCTGCTGATATTTCATAATTTTTCCTGAAGAAAATCGAACCTATCTTTATATTAGCAATATTATAAACAAAATGCTCAGACAGACATTCGATTTAATTAAATATTCGTTTTTCACTAAAGAAATTAACCGTTCCTTGCCTAAATAGTGTAGAATTCGCAGCCACCTGTTAACAAATTCATCATTAGCATGTCCACTTTTGAAAACATACTCGTCATCTATGGGGTTGTTGGCGTATGCGCAATGTTATTCACCCTATTCGTCACAAAAGATCCGAGCTGTATTATGCGCTTACTTAGCGCCTTATTAATTGGTGTTACTTGGCCAATGACACTGCCAATTGTGCTGATGTTTTCGTTATTCTAATCGATATTTCAACAATTATTGCTGCAAGATTGCCTATCAAAGGCTAATATAACTATCTTGCCCATTGGGTAATTTACTGGTGAAAATCGTTTATAAAACAAACAATGCGAACGGGTCATTTGACCAAATAAACACGCCAGTCACATGCGCCCAGCTAATAGGCAGGCATTTTATGTATAACTCCATTAATAGCAGATAATCATAGTGATCAGTCAAGAACTAACATGGCAAGGCCTAATTCCTAATTTATCGTCATTTCAGACACATTTTGTTTCTTCAAGCTCTCTGAACTGTGCAATATTTTCCGATATTCAACCGCGGTTGTTTGCTGGAATGCAGCATTTTGTTAAAGAACCAGCTTATACGCGTTTTATGTTTATAAAGTCTGATGATAATGAGGAATACCTTCGCACTTATGCAAGCGCAATTAACTCATTACTAGAAAACATATCAGCCATTGATGGTGATTATCAATTATCTGATGACAAACACGCATTTCAGTGGAAAGAAGGCAGTAAAAGCCGTTTTTCCTCGCAGCAACCCATTGCTTATCGTCATTGGATTGAGCCAGAACAATTATTCGGTTATGTTACCCCGTCCATGCACTTGGTACCGGGCTTAATTCACCAAATTAATGGTGGCGTACTGGTGATAGCGGCAAATGCATTAATTAGCCAGCCACTTATGTGGAATCGCCTTAAAAATATGGTTAACCGCCGTCAATTAGAGTGGCTACCCTACTCTGAAAATCAGCCCTTGCCGATTGATATTGAACCTCAACCACTTGAGTTAAAGGTTGTGATTGTTGGTGATAGGCTAGCGCTAGAAGAACTTGAATATAGCGCCCCTGAAATATTCGCTAGCGCCATTTATGGTGAATATGAACCGATTATGTTCTTTGAAAATGAAGAACAACTGTCACTTTGGATGCGTTATATAAAATCGATCATTAACGAAAATGCATTACCCAATATTGCCGCAGATGGCTGGGTTCCATTCATTCAGCAAGCAACCCGTTATTGTGAAGATAAATTCAATCTGCCGTTGGATACTCCTTGGTTAACACGCAGCTTGCTGGATGCATCCCATTACGCAATAGACGGTCAGCTAACACAACAGTCTTTTATCAAAGCACTGGAAAACCGCCTATGGCGTCATAGCTTTCTGGCTGAACGTGCACAAGACGATATTTTGCAAGAGCAAATCTTTGTTAAAACGCAAGGGGAAGTTATTGGTCAAATCAATGGATTGTCCGTCTTGCAATATCCTGGGTATCCAGAAGCAATTGGTGAACCGTCCCGGATTACCTGTGTTGCACACCTTGGCGATGGTGAATTTACTGATGTTGAGCGCAAAGCAGAACTTGGTGGCAATATTCATGCTAAAGGCATGATGATCATGCAAGCCTATTTAAACTATGAGCTAAAATTAGAGCAACCACAGCCATTCTCAGCATCGATTGTATTTGAACAATCCTACGGTGAGGTTGATGGCGATAGCGCTTCTCTGGCTGAGTTATGTGCGTTAATTAGCGCCTTGGCCTTACAACCTATCGATCAGCAAATTGCAGTAACTGGTGCTGTTGACCAGTTTGGTTATGTGCAGCCCATCGGTGGCATCAATGAGAAAATTGAAGGGTTCTTCGATATCTGCGAAAAACGTGGCTTAACAGGGGAACAAGGCGTAATTTTACCTATGGCCAACGTGCGCCATTTATCCACTAAAGCCGAGGTCGTTGAAGCGGTTAAAGCAGGTAAATTCCATATATGGCCTGTCGAACATGTTGCTCAAGCAATTACACTATTAACAAAGCAGCCTTACTTTGAGCAGCAAGCAGAGGGGGATAACGTACACTTGTTAGCTTTAATTCAAGAACGTATCAACCAAGCAAATGCCCCTGATAAAGCAAGACTTCCTTGGTTCTTAAAGTGGATAAGTTAAGTAAAGATTGCGTAAAAAATAGCAGATCGGAGTTGTTCAGCGTACAAGTGTAAGCTATCCTGTACCCCTACACATAATAAAGGCTATCTGAAGAACATGGTTGATAAACGCGAGTCCTACACAAAAGATGATTTAATTGCTTCTGGAAAAGGCGAGTTATTTGGGGAAAATGGCCCTCCACTGCCATCAGGAAACATGTTGATGATGGATCGCATCGTCAAGATGAGTGAAAATGGTGGTACCTTTGATAAAGGCTATGTCGAAGCTGAGCTCGATATTAATCCTGAACTTTGGTTCTTTGGCTGTCATTTTACCAATGACCCTGTTATGCCAGGTTGTTTAGGTCTCGATGCTATGTGGCAATTAGTCGGCTTCTACCTCGGTTGGCTTGGTGGTGAAGGCAAAGGCCGTGCTTTAGGTGTGGGCGAAGTCAAATTCACAGGTCAAGTTCTGCCTACAGCCAAAAAAGTCACCTACCGTATCAGTTTTAAACGAGTGATTAACCGTAAACTGATTATGGGCTTAGCGGATGGCGAAGTGTTAGTTGACGGTAAATTAATTTATACTGCGACTGACTTAAAAGTGGGTCTATTCAAAGATACCAGTGCCTTCTAAGCTATTGAAATGCAAACCTCCGCAATTGCGGAGGTTCTTAAACTGAGTGATTTCTTTAATTTAAAAACCCGCAAAAAGTTCACCAAAACAGGCAGGTTATTTAACCTAAAGGATCAGATAATCGTGGGATTAAACGATGGCTATAGTTCGATCCTCCATCGCTTTACGCCAACCACCTAGCCAGTGCGAACGAGCATCTACAGCCTGATACGGGCACAGTTCTTTGGAGCGCCCTGCTAAACCTGCTTGATAACCTCTTGATAAAGCTCTTTCTAAACGGTCTCGCTTCTGTCTTTTCATGCCTTACTTCCCTCATCATTTAAATGGAAAAGAAAACAGCACCTACCATTTCTTAATAGGTACACTATACAAATAACGCCCACAGAGCAGAAAATCAAGTAAAGATTTTCATATATTTGTCATAATTGGCATAATTGTGACTTGTGTAAACCATTTAACATAACCATTTGAATTTACTGCAATTTAACAATAATTCTTTAATAATCATCATTTTATAATGATTAAAAATAGCCACTTTTAATCCAACTCGAAAAGCGTGTTTAAACAATATTTCTAATGACTAAAAAAATGCACCTTAGGTCGCGGCAATCTTTACGCGGACCTAAAGTGCATTGAGCGAACTAGGGACTGTTTATCTTTGATGGTCAATTTTTATTCGAATTAAAGCCATTTCAGGCTAGGCGAGAGGTTCGCCGCCGAGTGTACTCGGCAACAGCCTCTCAACGCAGCATTAAATGAATGAAACGTGCTTTAATCGAACCCATAGGGCTGCGTAGGGACAATAGTGGATTCAAATCGTCGTCAGTCAGCCACAATGGATACATTTTTCACTTTTGGGATTGTTTTTTGACCTTTTTTAGCGGTAAAAATCATCAGTAAAGATAAACAGCCCCGAGTTAAATTATGATC of the Providencia rettgeri genome contains:
- the rmf gene encoding ribosome modulation factor, whose product is MKRQKRDRLERALSRGYQAGLAGRSKELCPYQAVDARSHWLGGWRKAMEDRTIAIV